One part of the Xiphophorus maculatus strain JP 163 A chromosome 1, X_maculatus-5.0-male, whole genome shotgun sequence genome encodes these proteins:
- the LOC102225789 gene encoding helicase ARIP4-like isoform X4: MSDDEEEQLNQRKSEREICFISDDSRDYGSGEEWFHDQSHSAPFRSENEAQGGDPAVWQCTPPPSTSPSAETPHHPPTSQSLSRPHSRPASQSHTPPSALTGTKKRSSKPAHMRRNIRKLLREHQLDAVTKVAQQEELERRQRLEDQRKQDFPVPLLPEYTTVSFQQKVKSTRQDGMCLDSSSTSISTDKCKTDTLTSAATAQTQKTEIIDLRTDDHDTVAQVSKEEEESEPSGAHANDTQNQPDAQGRVLVNLNHPEADEDIFLSPQLAQAVKPHQIGGIRFLYDNLVESLELFSNSSGFGCILAHSMGLGKTLQVISFIDVLFRHTQTHTVLAIVPVNTLQNWLSEFNTWVPPPEALPPDTDPALVAPRAFKVHILNDEHKNTASRAKVVEDWSRDGGVLLMGYEMYRLLSLKKSFVAGRKKRSKKTGAPDIINLDEEDRQQQLLKGVEKALSRPGPDVVICDEGHRIKNCHASTSQALKNIRTRRRVVLTGYPLQNNLIEYWCMVDFVRPDFLGTRQEFSNMFERPILNGQCVDSTPQDVQLMRYRSHVLHSLLEGFVQRRGHDVLRDQLPSKDEHVILVRLSPLQRALYTEFMNRFREAGNTGWLSLNPLKAFCVCCKIWNHPDVLYEALQKENLASEQDLDLDDITSTSQGRCPTAAPAPKSKSLDNPDPICGLSLNQLQEKANQVITYEWAKELMCDYKPGILENSAKMVLLFHLIEESVRKGDKILVFSQSLSTLTVIEDFLAKRPVPPSPYPTDKDRPNQNWVRNLNYYRLDGSTTASERERLINQFNDPTNTSAWVFLLSTRAGCLGVNLIGANRVVVFDASWNPCHDAQAVCRVYRYGQRKPCNIYRLVCDFTLEKKIYDRQISKQGMSDRVVDDLNPVLNFTRREVESLLHFVEEEPDPSQVRLLPGEIRESVLQRALHLYSHLITKQPFPHESLLIDRRELKLSSAEKKAAKKGYEEEKRASVPYTRPSYAHYYPASDQSLTNIPAFSQRNWRPPTRTEEKPVASVRPVQSASAPMMPRHVAAGSAPDRGSSSSSLGGFPVNCLQKAGVFVQKIVTTTDIVIPGTNNSTDVQARINSGESIHVIRGTKGTYIRTSDGRIFAIRAANKAKTVDESVAAPPKDLKAPTQEVSSGGSNGCISPDRKPKVPSKAVPRPLSPDSPEIISELQRYAAGSGSDATDGEAESGTNALPSNKLLQKNCGSTYSGEASSHHDASVTNVTQPNKDTCIPQDLRIGSKRKAPSPLIEERAGKQPYAGKHSSSSPGFPFSGGYGLPPMGLNSAMLGGSVGHPLFMGSSSHYFQPPNSQLGDPTYMYRDMFGLSGVSAAPSSSSQSSSTTVTTSASSCPSTSVSTAGSLTGALPPYMLGPSMAGMLPPGFPLSYSPSLAGLYSGPMLPGPAATPGPAGASFLSQYPQTAASGSSSSSPSSFSPSARSESHRVPVLVNGGEVSGGSSSDDDDDVIEMMGQ, translated from the exons ACCAGTCCCACAGCGCCCCCTTCAGGTCGGAGAATGAGGCTCAGGGTGGCGATCCGGCTGTGTGGCAGTGCACCCCTCCCCCATCTACCTCGCCTTCGGCGGAGACGCCGCACCACCCACCCACCTCGCAGTCCTTGTCCAGACCCCACTCTAGGCCGGCAAGCCAAAGCCACACCCCTCCCTCCGCCCTGACGGGAACCAAGAAGAGGAGCTCCAAGCCGGCCCACATGAGACGAAACATCAG GAAATTGTTGAGGGAACATCAGTTAGATGCAGTGACCAAAGTCGCCCAGCAGGAGGAGCTAGAGCGAAGGCAACGTCTGGAAGATCAAAGGAAGCAGGATTTTCCCGTACCGCTACTGCCTGAATACACAACCG TGTCATTCCAGCAAAAAGTAAAGTCCACCAGACAGGATGGGATGTGCCTGGACTCCAGCAGCACCAGTATCAGCACAGATAAATGCAAGACTGACACACTCACCTCTGCAGCAACAGcgcaaacacaaaaaacag AAATAATAGATTTGAGGACAGATGACCATGACACTGTTGCTCAAGTCtccaaagaggaagaggagagtgAGCCTAGTGGTGCACATGCCAACGATACCCAGAACCAACCAGACGCCCAAGGCAGGGTGCTCGTCAACCTCAACCATCCAGAGGCAGATGAGGACATTTTCCTGTCACCACAGCTGGCGCAAGCAGTCAAACCTCACCAG ATCGGTGGAATCCGTTTCCTGTACGACAACTTGGTGGAGTCCCTGGAGCTCTTCAGCAACAGCAGCGGCTTCGGCTGCATCCTGGCTCACAGCATGGGCTTAGGCAAAACGCTTCAGGTCATCTCCTTCATCGACGTCTTGTTCAGGCACACTCAAACTCACACTGTGCTCGCCATCGTACCG GTGAATACACTGCAGAACTGGCTGTCAGAGTTCAACACATGGGTCCCTCCTCCTGAAGCATTACCTCCAGACACTGATCCTGCATTGGTTGCACCGCGTGCATTTAAAGTTCACATCCTCAACGATGAACACAA AAACACAGCATCTAGGGCCAAGGTGGTGGAGGACTGGTCTCGGGATGGTGGTGTCCTGCTGATGGGTTACGAAATGTACCGTCTCCTGTCTTTGAAGAAGAGCTTTGTGGCTGGGCGGAAGAAGAGGAGCAAAAAGACCGGAGCACCTGATATCATAAACCTGGATGAAGAAGACAGACAGCAGCAACTTCTAAAAG GTGTTGAGAAAGCTCTTTCCCGACCCGGTCCAGATGTGGTGATCTGTGATGAAGGACATCGCATTAAGAACTGCCACGCCAGCACGTCTCAGGCCCTAAAGAACATACGAACCCGGCGGCGTGTAGTATTGACCGGCTACCCGCTCCAGAACAATCTCATCGAGTACTGGTGCATGGTCGACTTTGTCCGTCCCGACTTTCTAG gAACAAGACAGGAGTTCAGTAACATGTTTGAGCGACCCATCCTTAATGGACAGTGTGTGGACAGCACGCCCCAGGATGTCCAGCTGATGAGGTACAGGAGCCACGTCCTCCACAGCCTGCTGGAAGGCTTTGTGCAGAG ACGAGGCCATGATGTCTTGAGGGATCAACTTCCCTCTAAGGACGAGCATGTGATCCTGGTGCGTCTGTCTCCCCTGCAGAGGGCACTCTACACTGAGTTCATGAACCGCTTCAGAGAGGCAGGGAACACCGGCTGGCTCAGCCTCAACCCCCTGAAAGCCTTTTGTGTCTGCTGCAAG ATTTGGAATCATCCAGACGTGCTGTACGAAGCtttgcagaaagaaaacctGGCAAGTGAGCAGGATTTGGACCTTGACGACATCACATCCACTTCACAGGGCAGATGTCCGACGGCAGCACCGGCTCCAAAGTCAAAGAGTTTGGACAACCCAGATCCAATCTGTGGACTGAGTCTGAACCAGCTGCAGGAAAAAGCCAATCAGGTCATCACATATGAGTGG GCGAAAGAACTGATGTGTGACTACAAGCCTGGCATCCTGGAGAACTCGGCAAAGATGGTGCTTCTGTTCCACCTGATAGAGGAAAGTGTCAGGAAGGGAGACAAAATCCTTGTGTTCAG TCAAAGTTTGTCCACACTTACTGTGATCGAGGATTTCTTGGCCAAGAGACCAGTGCCTCCTTCACCATATCCAACCGACAAAGACCGACCCAACCAGAACTGGGTCCGCAATCTCAACTACTACA GACTGGATGGAAGCACAACAGCTTCAGAGAGAGAAAGGCTGATAAATCAGTTCAATGATCCGACCAATACCTCAGCCTGGGTTTTCCTACTTTCAACCAG GGCTGGTTGTCTGGGTGTGAACCTGATTGGAGCGAACCGAGTGGTAGTGTTTGACGCCTCCTGGAACCCCTGCCATGATGCCCAGGCTGTGTGTCGTGTGTACCGCTACGGACAGAGAAAACCGTGTAACATCTACCGCCTGGTGTGCGACTTCactctggagaaaaaaatttatGATCGTCAAATCTCCAAGCAGGGAATGTCTG ACCGTGTTGTGGACGACCTGAACCCTGTGCTGAATTTCACCAGGAGGGAAGTCGAGTCCCTTCTTCACTTTGTGGAGGAGGAACCGGATCCATCCCAGGTCCGGCTGCTGCCTGGAGAAATCAGGGAGAGCGTTCTGCAGAGAGCTTTGCATCTCTACTCCCACCTAATCACCAAG CAACCCTTCCCCCATGAGTCCCTCCTGATAGACCGCAGGGAGCTAAAACTGAGCAGCGCTGAGAAGAAAGCCGCCAAGAAGGGCTatgaggaggagaagagggCGTCTGTGCCGTACACACGCCCGTCCTACGCTCACTATTACCCTGCCAGTGATCAGAGCCTCACCAACATCCCTGCTTTCAGCCAGAGGAACTG GCGCCCTCCCACTCGCACAGAGGAGAAACCAGTGGCAAGCGTCCGGCCAGTTCAGTCTGCATCAGCTCCCATGATGCCCCGCCATGTGGCTGCGGGTTCAGCCCCAGACCGCGGCTCCTCTTCATCCAGCCTTGGAGGCTTCCCTGTCAACTGCCTGCAAAAAGCTGGGGTGTTTGTGCAAAAGATCGTCACCACTACTG ACATAGTGATTCCAGGCACCAACAACTCAACAGACGTTCAGGCGAGGATTAACTCCGGAGAAAGCATTCATGTTATCAGGGGCACAAAAG GGACATATATCAGGACATCTGATGGCCGAATCTTTGCCATTAGAGCAGCTAACAAGGCTAAGACTGTGGATGAGAGTGTCGCAGCTCCTCCCAAAG ACTTGAAGGCTCCAACTCAGGAAGTTTCCTCCGGTGGCAGCAATGGTTGCATATCCCCTGACAGGAAACCGAAGGTACCCTCCAAAGCTGTGCCCCGCCCTCTTTCCCCCGACAGCCCAGAGATCATCAGCGAGCTGCAGCGCTACGCGGCCGGCTCGGGGTCTGACGCCACAGACGGAGAAGCTGAGAGCGGCACGAACGCCCTGCCTTCTAacaagctgctgcagaaaaattGTGGCAGCACTTACTCTGGGGAAGCCTCGAGCCACCATGATGCCTCAGTTACTAATGTAACCCAGCCGAACAAGGACACCTGCATTCCCCAGGATTTGAGAATAGGCAGCAAGCGTAAAGCCCCAAGCCCATTGATAGAGGAGCGAGCCGGCAAGCAGCCGTACGCAGGAAAACACTCCTCATCTTCGCCAGGGTTCCCATTCTCTGGGGGCTACGGCCTTCCCCCGATGGGTCTCAACTCGGCCATGTTGGGCGGTTCAGTGGGGCATCCCCTCTTCATGGGGTCGAGCTCACACTACTTCCAGCCACCCAACAGCCAGCTGGGCGACCCCACTTACATGTACCGAGACATGTTTGGCTTGAGTGGAGTCAGCGCCGCCCCTTCTTCCTCATCTCAGTCTTCGTCGACCACAGTCACGACTTCTGCCTCGTCATGTCCCTCTACGTCAGTCAGCACCGCCGGTTCTCTGACGGGAGCCCTCCCGCCGTACATGTTGGGCCCCAGCATGGCTGGGATGCTCCCGCCAGGCTTCCCTCTGTCATACAGTCCATCTCTAGCCGGCCTGTACTCTGGGCCGATGCTGCCAGGTCCAGCTGCCACCCCAGGTCCAGCCGGAGCCAGTTTCCTGTCTCAGTACCCCCAAACTGCAGCCTctggctcctcctcctcctccccttcctCGTTTTCCCCTTCAGCGCGCTCAGAAAGCCACCGCGTCCCGGTTCTGGTGAACGGCGGGGAGGTCAGTGGCGGCAGCAgctctgatgatgatgatgacgtcATCGAGATGATGGGACAGTAA
- the LOC102225789 gene encoding helicase ARIP4-like isoform X2 codes for MSDDEEEQLNQRKSEREICFISDDSRDYGSGEEWFHDQSHSAPFRSENEAQGGDPAVWQCTPPPSTSPSAETPHHPPTSQSLSRPHSRPASQSHTPPSALTGTKKRSSKPAHMRRNIRKLLREHQLDAVTKVAQQEELERRQRLEDQRKQDFPVPLLPEYTTGDVTQHVTSSSASVSFQQKVKSTRQDGMCLDSSSTSISTDKCKTDTLTSAATAQTQKTEIIDLRTDDHDTVAQVSKEEEESEPSGAHANDTQNQPDAQGRVLVNLNHPEADEDIFLSPQLAQAVKPHQIGGIRFLYDNLVESLELFSNSSGFGCILAHSMGLGKTLQVISFIDVLFRHTQTHTVLAIVPVNTLQNWLSEFNTWVPPPEALPPDTDPALVAPRAFKVHILNDEHKNTASRAKVVEDWSRDGGVLLMGYEMYRLLSLKKSFVAGRKKRSKKTGAPDIINLDEEDRQQQLLKGVEKALSRPGPDVVICDEGHRIKNCHASTSQALKNIRTRRRVVLTGYPLQNNLIEYWCMVDFVRPDFLGTRQEFSNMFERPILNGQCVDSTPQDVQLMRYRSHVLHSLLEGFVQRRGHDVLRDQLPSKDEHVILVRLSPLQRALYTEFMNRFREAGNTGWLSLNPLKAFCVCCKIWNHPDVLYEALQKENLASEQDLDLDDITSTSQGRCPTAAPAPKSKSLDNPDPICGLSLNQLQEKANQVITYEWAKELMCDYKPGILENSAKMVLLFHLIEESVRKGDKILVFSQSLSTLTVIEDFLAKRPVPPSPYPTDKDRPNQNWVRNLNYYRLDGSTTASERERLINQFNDPTNTSAWVFLLSTRAGCLGVNLIGANRVVVFDASWNPCHDAQAVCRVYRYGQRKPCNIYRLVCDFTLEKKIYDRQISKQGMSDRVVDDLNPVLNFTRREVESLLHFVEEEPDPSQVRLLPGEIRESVLQRALHLYSHLITKQPFPHESLLIDRRELKLSSAEKKAAKKGYEEEKRASVPYTRPSYAHYYPASDQSLTNIPAFSQRNWRPPTRTEEKPVASVRPVQSASAPMMPRHVAAGSAPDRGSSSSSLGGFPVNCLQKAGVFVQKIVTTTDIVIPGTNNSTDVQARINSGESIHVIRGTKGTYIRTSDGRIFAIRAANKAKTVDESVAAPPKDLKAPTQEVSSGGSNGCISPDRKPKVPSKAVPRPLSPDSPEIISELQRYAAGSGSDATDGEAESGTNALPSNKLLQKNCGSTYSGEASSHHDASVTNVTQPNKDTCIPQDLRIGSKRKAPSPLIEERAGKQPYAGKHSSSSPGFPFSGGYGLPPMGLNSAMLGGSVGHPLFMGSSSHYFQPPNSQLGDPTYMYRDMFGLSGVSAAPSSSSQSSSTTVTTSASSCPSTSVSTAGSLTGALPPYMLGPSMAGMLPPGFPLSYSPSLAGLYSGPMLPGPAATPGPAGASFLSQYPQTAASGSSSSSPSSFSPSARSESHRVPVLVNGGEVSGGSSSDDDDDVIEMMGQ; via the exons ACCAGTCCCACAGCGCCCCCTTCAGGTCGGAGAATGAGGCTCAGGGTGGCGATCCGGCTGTGTGGCAGTGCACCCCTCCCCCATCTACCTCGCCTTCGGCGGAGACGCCGCACCACCCACCCACCTCGCAGTCCTTGTCCAGACCCCACTCTAGGCCGGCAAGCCAAAGCCACACCCCTCCCTCCGCCCTGACGGGAACCAAGAAGAGGAGCTCCAAGCCGGCCCACATGAGACGAAACATCAG GAAATTGTTGAGGGAACATCAGTTAGATGCAGTGACCAAAGTCGCCCAGCAGGAGGAGCTAGAGCGAAGGCAACGTCTGGAAGATCAAAGGAAGCAGGATTTTCCCGTACCGCTACTGCCTGAATACACAACCG GCGATGTTACTCAGCATGTGACCTCATCGTCTGCATCAGTGTCATTCCAGCAAAAAGTAAAGTCCACCAGACAGGATGGGATGTGCCTGGACTCCAGCAGCACCAGTATCAGCACAGATAAATGCAAGACTGACACACTCACCTCTGCAGCAACAGcgcaaacacaaaaaacag AAATAATAGATTTGAGGACAGATGACCATGACACTGTTGCTCAAGTCtccaaagaggaagaggagagtgAGCCTAGTGGTGCACATGCCAACGATACCCAGAACCAACCAGACGCCCAAGGCAGGGTGCTCGTCAACCTCAACCATCCAGAGGCAGATGAGGACATTTTCCTGTCACCACAGCTGGCGCAAGCAGTCAAACCTCACCAG ATCGGTGGAATCCGTTTCCTGTACGACAACTTGGTGGAGTCCCTGGAGCTCTTCAGCAACAGCAGCGGCTTCGGCTGCATCCTGGCTCACAGCATGGGCTTAGGCAAAACGCTTCAGGTCATCTCCTTCATCGACGTCTTGTTCAGGCACACTCAAACTCACACTGTGCTCGCCATCGTACCG GTGAATACACTGCAGAACTGGCTGTCAGAGTTCAACACATGGGTCCCTCCTCCTGAAGCATTACCTCCAGACACTGATCCTGCATTGGTTGCACCGCGTGCATTTAAAGTTCACATCCTCAACGATGAACACAA AAACACAGCATCTAGGGCCAAGGTGGTGGAGGACTGGTCTCGGGATGGTGGTGTCCTGCTGATGGGTTACGAAATGTACCGTCTCCTGTCTTTGAAGAAGAGCTTTGTGGCTGGGCGGAAGAAGAGGAGCAAAAAGACCGGAGCACCTGATATCATAAACCTGGATGAAGAAGACAGACAGCAGCAACTTCTAAAAG GTGTTGAGAAAGCTCTTTCCCGACCCGGTCCAGATGTGGTGATCTGTGATGAAGGACATCGCATTAAGAACTGCCACGCCAGCACGTCTCAGGCCCTAAAGAACATACGAACCCGGCGGCGTGTAGTATTGACCGGCTACCCGCTCCAGAACAATCTCATCGAGTACTGGTGCATGGTCGACTTTGTCCGTCCCGACTTTCTAG gAACAAGACAGGAGTTCAGTAACATGTTTGAGCGACCCATCCTTAATGGACAGTGTGTGGACAGCACGCCCCAGGATGTCCAGCTGATGAGGTACAGGAGCCACGTCCTCCACAGCCTGCTGGAAGGCTTTGTGCAGAG ACGAGGCCATGATGTCTTGAGGGATCAACTTCCCTCTAAGGACGAGCATGTGATCCTGGTGCGTCTGTCTCCCCTGCAGAGGGCACTCTACACTGAGTTCATGAACCGCTTCAGAGAGGCAGGGAACACCGGCTGGCTCAGCCTCAACCCCCTGAAAGCCTTTTGTGTCTGCTGCAAG ATTTGGAATCATCCAGACGTGCTGTACGAAGCtttgcagaaagaaaacctGGCAAGTGAGCAGGATTTGGACCTTGACGACATCACATCCACTTCACAGGGCAGATGTCCGACGGCAGCACCGGCTCCAAAGTCAAAGAGTTTGGACAACCCAGATCCAATCTGTGGACTGAGTCTGAACCAGCTGCAGGAAAAAGCCAATCAGGTCATCACATATGAGTGG GCGAAAGAACTGATGTGTGACTACAAGCCTGGCATCCTGGAGAACTCGGCAAAGATGGTGCTTCTGTTCCACCTGATAGAGGAAAGTGTCAGGAAGGGAGACAAAATCCTTGTGTTCAG TCAAAGTTTGTCCACACTTACTGTGATCGAGGATTTCTTGGCCAAGAGACCAGTGCCTCCTTCACCATATCCAACCGACAAAGACCGACCCAACCAGAACTGGGTCCGCAATCTCAACTACTACA GACTGGATGGAAGCACAACAGCTTCAGAGAGAGAAAGGCTGATAAATCAGTTCAATGATCCGACCAATACCTCAGCCTGGGTTTTCCTACTTTCAACCAG GGCTGGTTGTCTGGGTGTGAACCTGATTGGAGCGAACCGAGTGGTAGTGTTTGACGCCTCCTGGAACCCCTGCCATGATGCCCAGGCTGTGTGTCGTGTGTACCGCTACGGACAGAGAAAACCGTGTAACATCTACCGCCTGGTGTGCGACTTCactctggagaaaaaaatttatGATCGTCAAATCTCCAAGCAGGGAATGTCTG ACCGTGTTGTGGACGACCTGAACCCTGTGCTGAATTTCACCAGGAGGGAAGTCGAGTCCCTTCTTCACTTTGTGGAGGAGGAACCGGATCCATCCCAGGTCCGGCTGCTGCCTGGAGAAATCAGGGAGAGCGTTCTGCAGAGAGCTTTGCATCTCTACTCCCACCTAATCACCAAG CAACCCTTCCCCCATGAGTCCCTCCTGATAGACCGCAGGGAGCTAAAACTGAGCAGCGCTGAGAAGAAAGCCGCCAAGAAGGGCTatgaggaggagaagagggCGTCTGTGCCGTACACACGCCCGTCCTACGCTCACTATTACCCTGCCAGTGATCAGAGCCTCACCAACATCCCTGCTTTCAGCCAGAGGAACTG GCGCCCTCCCACTCGCACAGAGGAGAAACCAGTGGCAAGCGTCCGGCCAGTTCAGTCTGCATCAGCTCCCATGATGCCCCGCCATGTGGCTGCGGGTTCAGCCCCAGACCGCGGCTCCTCTTCATCCAGCCTTGGAGGCTTCCCTGTCAACTGCCTGCAAAAAGCTGGGGTGTTTGTGCAAAAGATCGTCACCACTACTG ACATAGTGATTCCAGGCACCAACAACTCAACAGACGTTCAGGCGAGGATTAACTCCGGAGAAAGCATTCATGTTATCAGGGGCACAAAAG GGACATATATCAGGACATCTGATGGCCGAATCTTTGCCATTAGAGCAGCTAACAAGGCTAAGACTGTGGATGAGAGTGTCGCAGCTCCTCCCAAAG ACTTGAAGGCTCCAACTCAGGAAGTTTCCTCCGGTGGCAGCAATGGTTGCATATCCCCTGACAGGAAACCGAAGGTACCCTCCAAAGCTGTGCCCCGCCCTCTTTCCCCCGACAGCCCAGAGATCATCAGCGAGCTGCAGCGCTACGCGGCCGGCTCGGGGTCTGACGCCACAGACGGAGAAGCTGAGAGCGGCACGAACGCCCTGCCTTCTAacaagctgctgcagaaaaattGTGGCAGCACTTACTCTGGGGAAGCCTCGAGCCACCATGATGCCTCAGTTACTAATGTAACCCAGCCGAACAAGGACACCTGCATTCCCCAGGATTTGAGAATAGGCAGCAAGCGTAAAGCCCCAAGCCCATTGATAGAGGAGCGAGCCGGCAAGCAGCCGTACGCAGGAAAACACTCCTCATCTTCGCCAGGGTTCCCATTCTCTGGGGGCTACGGCCTTCCCCCGATGGGTCTCAACTCGGCCATGTTGGGCGGTTCAGTGGGGCATCCCCTCTTCATGGGGTCGAGCTCACACTACTTCCAGCCACCCAACAGCCAGCTGGGCGACCCCACTTACATGTACCGAGACATGTTTGGCTTGAGTGGAGTCAGCGCCGCCCCTTCTTCCTCATCTCAGTCTTCGTCGACCACAGTCACGACTTCTGCCTCGTCATGTCCCTCTACGTCAGTCAGCACCGCCGGTTCTCTGACGGGAGCCCTCCCGCCGTACATGTTGGGCCCCAGCATGGCTGGGATGCTCCCGCCAGGCTTCCCTCTGTCATACAGTCCATCTCTAGCCGGCCTGTACTCTGGGCCGATGCTGCCAGGTCCAGCTGCCACCCCAGGTCCAGCCGGAGCCAGTTTCCTGTCTCAGTACCCCCAAACTGCAGCCTctggctcctcctcctcctccccttcctCGTTTTCCCCTTCAGCGCGCTCAGAAAGCCACCGCGTCCCGGTTCTGGTGAACGGCGGGGAGGTCAGTGGCGGCAGCAgctctgatgatgatgatgacgtcATCGAGATGATGGGACAGTAA